The Burkholderia pyrrocinia genomic sequence AACACGAGCAGCACCAGCACGCCGATCGCGCCGATCACGCGGCCGCGCGACAGCGTCGGGTGGCCGGCCGCCGCGGCATTCTTCTTCATCGACGGATGCTTCTTGTACCAGTGGCCGATCTGTGTGAGCACGACCATCGCGACGAGCGCGGCCGCGGAGAACCACGCGATGCTGTGCTGGCCGTGCGGAATGATCACGAGCGCGGCGAGCAGCGGCCCGAGCGCGGAGCCCGCGTTGCCGCCGACCTGGAACACCGACTGCGCGAGCCCGTGCTGGCCGCCCGACGCCATCCGCGCGACGCGCGACGACTCGGGATGGAATACCGACGAACCGCAGCCGACCAGCGCCGCGGCCGCCAGCAGCATCGGAAAGCTCGTCGCGACCGACATCAGCAGCAGCCCCGCGAGCGTGAAGCCCATGCCGACCGGCAGCGAATACGGCTTCGGACGCTTGTCGGTATAGAGGCCGATGAGCGGCTGCAGCAGCGACGCGGTGATCTGGTAGGTGAGCGTGATCAGGCCGATCTGCGCGAACGACAGCGCGAACTGGCTCTTGAGCATCGGATAGATCGCGAGGATCAACGACTGGATCATGTCGTTGAGCATGTGCGAGAAGCTGATCGCGCCGAGCACCGGATAGACGGTGCGCGATGCGGGGGGCGCGGACGGCTGCGCGGCGGCTGCGCCGGCGGCTCCGGTGTCGAGGCTGGTTTCCATGTGAGCTGAACGAGTTGAGGTAACGGGCGCGCTCTGATGGGGATCGGCGCGTTTGGAATCGTTGATGCGTCAAAGAAGTGTAATGTGGCGCATCAGGAATGTCAGGCCAAGTTTTATCGCGAATCGGACATTCATCCGACAGATCGGCCGCTGCCCGTTTTTTTGACCGGGTATAACGCTGGCGGCGCGTCTGCCTGATTGCGAGGCCGCGCCGGAGCCCGGTTGCGTGTTTTACCGGACTCAAGAAACGGCGGTGGCGGCCGTAGAACGACCCAATGACCACAGGTGCGCCGCGCCCGGCACCGGCTATCCGCCGTGCAGGCGCAGGACGCGCGGCATGGCCTGCCATCGCGGAACGCCGGAACCGACCTTTCCGGCAGCGTGATCCATACGGGGATATATCGATGAAAGCAGCATCATTGCATCCGCGGCCGGGTGCGGCCGCCGCCGCACCCGACGTTGCCGCCGGTCGCGCCGCACGGCGCCCGCGCGCGGCGCGTCGTGAGCGTCGTGAGCGCCGGCCGTGGACCGTCAAGGCGACCTTGCGCGCCGCGTTCGCGATCCTGCTGGCCGGCACGCTCGCGATCGGCGTGTTTTCGCTGTGGCAGATCAGCCGGCTGAACGCGTCGATCTCGTCGGTCTACGAGCAGGGCCACGTCGCGAGCCGCGCGGCGCAGGAAGTCCGTGCCGAGGTGCTGCGGGCGAGCCGTGCGCAGAAGATGCTGCTGACCGCGACCACCGCGAAGGAGCGCGACGAGCTGGGCGCGGAGGTCGGCGCGGGGCTCGCGTCGATCGGCCAGGCGCTCGGCACGCTGCAGCGCTACGCGGATCCGGCCGACGCCGGCGATTCGGCGCGGCTGCGTGCGTTCTCGACGGCCGTCGGCACGTGGAGCGCGCATCTGCGCGATTTCGTCGCGCTCGTGCGCGCGCAGCCGCTCGACCTGTCGCAGATGAACTGGCAGGTTGGCACGCAGGACGTGTCGCTGCTGGTCGAAACCGGCAAGCTCGAAAAGCTCGTCGCCGAACTCGTGAAGACGCGCGGCGAGAAATCGAAGGCGACGCTCGATGCGTCCGCCACCATCTTCTCGTCGTCGTTCGCGATGATCGCGATCATGACGGCCGCGCTGATCGTGCTCGCGATCGCGATCGCCGAACGCGTCGTGCGGCGCCTCGCGTCGCAGCTCGGCGGCGAGCCCGCGCACGCGAAGGCGATTGCCGCCGACATCGCGCGCGGCGACCTGACGCGGCCGATCGCGCTCGGCCGGCACGACCGCGACAGCATGGTGCGCGCGCTGGCCGAGATGCAGACGGGGCTCGCGGCGACCGTCGGCGAGATCGCCGTCAGCGCAGAGGCCATCGCGGCCGCGTCCGGCGAGATCTCGACCGGCAATCTCGACCTGTCGCGGCGCACCGAGCAGCAGGCCGTCGCGCTCGAACGCACCGCGGCCAGCATGGAGCAGCTCACGTCGACCGTGCGGCAGAACGCCGAGAACGCGCGGCAGGCGAGCACGCTCGCGGCCAATGCGTCGGCCGTTGCGGAAACGGGCGGTGAAGTCGTCGGGCGCGTGGTCGCGACGATGAGCGAGATCGACGACAGCGCGAAGAACATTCGCGAGATCATCGGCACGATCGAGGGGATCGCGTTCCAGACCAACATTCTCGCGTTGAATGCGGCGGTCGAGGCCGCGCGCGCCGGCGAACAGGGGCGCGGCTTCTCGGTGGTCGCGGGCGAGGTGCGCCTGCTCGCGCAGCGCGCGGCGACCGCGGCGAAGGAGATCCGCGCGCTGATCGGCGCATCGGTGGAGCGCGTCGCGAACGGCGCGGCGCTCGCGCACGACGCGGGCCGCACGATGGACGACGTCGTGCGCGCGGTCAAGCGCGTGACGGACATCATCGGCGAGATTTCCGCGGCATCGGACGAGCAGAGCGCCGGGATCGAAGAGATCGGCCGCGCGGTCACGCAGATGGACGCCGGCACGCAGCAGAATGCGGCGCTCGTCGAACAGGCGGCGGCGGCCGCGAACGCGCTCGACGAACAGGCGCAGGCGCTGAAGTCGCTGGTCGGGCGTTTTCGCATCGCGGCCTGAGCGCGCCCGGCCGCTCCGCGCTTACGATTTCTTCTGCTTGATCGGATCGATGATGACCGTGCAGGTCGTGCCCGCCGACAGCACCACGTCGGCCGGCACTTCGTCGATCCGGATGCGCACCGGCACGCGCTGCGCGAGGCGCACCCAGTTGAAGGTCGGGTTCACGTCCGCGACGAGGTCGCGGCTTTGCGGGTTGTCGCGATCGTAGATGCCGCGCGAGATGCTTTCGACGTGGCCCTTCATCACGCCGCCGCTCATCAGCCGCATCTCGGCCGGCGCGCCGATCTTCACGCGCGGCAGCTTGGTTTCCTCGAAATAGCCGTAGACCCAGAACGAGTGGCTGTCGACGATCGCGAGCTTCGCCTGGCCGGCCACCGCGTAGTTGCCCTTGAACGTCTGCAGGTTCGTGATGTAGCCGTCGACCGGCGCGACGACGCGCGTGCGTTCGAGATTGAGCTTCGCGGCGTCGAGCGCGGCGATTGCCTGCTGGTACTGCGCATCGGCGCTCGACGCGCTGTGCGCCGCGTTCTCGCGGTTTTCCTTCGATACGACGAGCGCATCGAGATCGGCGCGGCGGGCCGCGTCGTCGCGGCGCATCTGCAGTTCCGCGCGGCGGGCGGCGACGGCCGCCTGCGCCTGCTCGACCGCGATCTGGTAGTGCGACGGGTCGATCTGCATGATCAGGTCGCCTTTTTTCACGAGCTGGTTGTCATGCACGGGCAGCTCGACGATCGCGCCCGACACGTCCGGCGCGACGTTGACGATCTCGGCGCGCACGCGCCCGTCGCGCGTCCACGGATCGTCCATGTAGTGCACCCACAGCGAGCGCCCGATCAGGATCGCGACGAGAAGGATGACGGCGGTCGCGACGAAGCCGAAGAGTTTTCTGAGAATCATGATGGTTCGGAATCAACGGTAAACGGCAAGACTCAGTCCGCCGCAAATGCAGACGAGAAGGCAGGCCCGGAACAGCGACGGGTGCCAGACCAGACGGTAGAGGCCTGTATAGGCGAGCAGGCGGTCGACGGCCCAGGTCGCGAGCGCGCCGAGGACGAACATCAGCACCACCGTGGGCATGTAGGCATCGAGAATGGCGATTTCACGCGGCATCATGACGAGGCTCCTGGTTGGGGACGCACGGGGCGGTTGCGGTTGAGCGGCTCGAGCGGCGATTCCGGATCGAGCAGCGCGGTGCGCACGAAATGCAGATGGCTCAGGATGCGCTGCAGCCGGTGGCGCTCGTCGCGCGTCGGCTCGAACGCGTCGAGCGTCTGCCGGGTCGCATCGATTGCGGCATTGGTCGCGGCGAGCGTCGCATCGAAGCGCGCGGCGCTCGGTTTCGCGAACAGCGTCGACAGCGAGCCGCGCATCGTCTCGATCGCGCGACGCCACGGCATCGCCGGCGCATAGCGCGGGTCGGACGGCAGCGTCGCCAGCTCGTGGCGCAGATCGATCGCCGCGTTGCCGGTTTCGAGCACCGCGAACATCCAGCGCAGCGCATCGCGCTGCACGTCGGGCTGGTCGGCCGACAGCGTGTGGGCCTGGTACATCAGGTCGCGCGCGCCGCTCTCGAAGCGCGTGCGCAAGCCGGCGAGCCGCGCGTGGCAGGCCGCGACGGCCTGGTGGCGCAGGTCGGCGAACAGCCGCTTCTTGAGCCACGGCGCGGTCGGCGGGAACAGCACCGCGAACGCGATCGCCGACGCCAGCATCGACAGCACGAGCGCGAGCGCGTCGTTCATGAAGCTGGTCGGATCGTAGTGCGTGATGTTGTCCGGGCCGGCGAGGAAGCTGAAGAAGATCAGGTAGCCCATCCCGTAGCCCGCGAGCTTCGGCTTCAGCGTCATGAAGATGCCGATCGCGAGCAGCGGCGCGAGCGCGACGCACAGCAGCGGGAAGCCGTCGATGTGCGGATAGATGCCGAACGTCAGCAGGAAACCCGTGCAGACGGCGAGTGCCGTTCCCATCCCCATCTGCGCGGACATCGCGGTCGGGCGCGGCGTCGACGACGCGAGCGCGCAGGTGGCCGCCGCCGTCAGCGTGAGCGTCACGCCGCTCGGCCATGCGCTCTCGATCCAGAACCAGCCGAGCACCAGGATCACGGTCGCGGTGCGAATCGCCGCGATCACCATCGCCGTCATGTTGGTGCGCGGCTCGTAGCGTTCGATCCAGCGCTCGCGTTCGTGCGTCGCGGTCGACAGCGACGCATAGGTCGCCGCGTACTCGTGCAGGTCGGTGATGAAGCGGTACAGCAGTTCGGCGGCTGTATCGAAGTCGAGCAGCGGAAAGTCCGGCTGCGTTTCGAGCGCCGCACGGGTCGCGCGGATGCGGCGCGGCAGCGCGTCGCGCCATGCGAGCAGTTGCTCGGCCGCGTGCCCCGCGTCGGTCGACGAGCGCACGGGTTCGCCCGTGGGCGTCAGCAGCAGCGGCGCGATCTCGCGGAAGTACGGCTCGATCGCGTCGATCGCGGCCTGCGCGCCGGCCGCATGCAGCCGGTTCATCAACTGGTGCAGCGCATGGAAACGGCTCGATGCGCTCATGAACTCGCTGTTCAGCCGCGCGAGGCGGCCGCTGCGCATCCGCGTATCCGGATCCTCGAATACGGCCATGCTGCGCGCGGCCTCGAACCCGACCACGTCGGCGACGAAGCGCGTATGGATGGTTTCGATATGCGCGCGGTCGAGCTTGCCCGACAGCGCCGAAGCAACATAGTCGACGAAGCTGCCGAAGCGCTTGCGCACCGTCGTGCGCATCTGCTCGCCCGTGTACTGCGGAAACACGAGCGCGCTGACCACGCCGGCCGACACGATCCCGACCATGATTTCGGCAACGCGCGTCAGCGCGCTCATGAACGCGCCGTCCGGGTGCTGCGAAGCGGGCAGCCCGATCAGCGCGGTCGTGTAGCCGGCCAGCAGGAAGCCGTAGCTGCGGAAGTTGCGGTTGCGTGCGGCGCCGGCCGTGCACAGCGCGACCCACAGTGCGACCGCCAGCAGGAACAGCTGCGGCTGCTGCGGAAACAAGCCGACGAACGTGAGCGTCGCGATGAGCCCGAAGATCGTGCCGGCGACGCGGTAGAAGCTCTTCGCGAGCACCGCGCCGCTTTGCGGCTGCATCACGATGAACACCGTGGTCATCGCCGTTTTCGGCGCGGGCAGGTCGAGCCGCATCGATACGCCGGTCGCGATGAACGCGGCGAGCAGCGCCTTGAACAGGTAGAGCCACGCGGCGCCGTCGCTGCGGGCCCAGTCGCCGAACGCGGCGGACCAGGCCGCGAGCGGACCGCCGGCGTGCGTGGAAGCGGGGGAGGAGGCTGACATGGCGGTCGCTCCGCGTTACCGTGCGGCCGGCGTGCCGGTCGCGGCGACCTGCGCGGGCCGGGCAACGGCCGCCGCGGGCTTCGCGTCCGACGGGTTGGCACCGTCGGCGGGTTGGTCGTCCGCCGGAACGTCTTTGCCCGTCTCGACGCCGCCGCCGAGCGCGGCCATCAGCTGCGCGTGCGCGGCGAGGCGTTCCGCATCGATGCGGGCCGCCGTCTCCTGCGCGCGCAGCAACTGCTGTTGCGCGATCAGCACGTTCACGTAATCGGTCAGCCCGCGGCGGAAGCCCTCGCGCGACAACTGGTAGCTGCGGTCGTTGGCGGCCACCGAGCGCGCGGCGTCCTTCTTCTGCGTATCGAGCGAGCGGATTCGCACGACCTGGTCGGCGATGTCCTTGAGCGCGCCGACGATCGTCTGGTTGTAGCGCTCGACCGCCTGGTCGTAGCCGGCATTCGCCGCGCCGAGCTGCGCGCGCAGCCGGCCGCCTTCGAAGATCGGCAGCGTCAGCGCGGGGCCGGCCGTCCAGCCGCCGTTCATCGCGCGCAGGAAGTCGGTGAACGGCGCGGTCACGCCGAAGCCGCCGACCGTCGCGAGCAGGTCGATGTTCGGGTAGAACGAGGCCTTCGCGACATCGATGCCGCGCGCCTGCGCGTCGACCGTCCAGCGCGCCGCGACCACATCGGGGCGGCGGCCGAGCAGGTCGGCCGGCAGCGCCGACGGCAGGCCGGACGGCGCGTCGAGCGCAAGCTGCGGCCGCTTGATCGCGTCGCCGGCGCCCGGGCCCTTGCCGGCCAGTGCGGCGAGCTGGTGGCGCGCGAGCTGGATCGCTTCTTCATAGCTGTCGATCTGGCGCTCGTAGTCGGGCAGCGTCGATTCCGCCTGGCTCACTTCGAGCTGCGTGCCGAGGCCGGCCTGCAGCCGCTTGCGCGCGAGATCGGCGAGCGAGCGCTGGCGTTCGAACGTTTCGTGCGCGAGGTCGAGCAGCGCATAGTTCATCGACATGCCGACATACGCGCGCACGACGTTGACTTCGAGTTCGAGCTTCGCCGCGCGCGCGTCGGCGGCGGTCGCATGCGCGGTGTCGAGCGCGCGTTCGGTCGTGTTCTTGTCCTTGCCCCACAGGTCGAGGTGGTACGACAGGCTGAGCGTGCCGGTGTTGTTCCAGGTATCGGCGTTCGCGAGCGGGCCCGGGCCGTAGAACACGTTGTCGGGCCAGTGCTCGCGCATCAGCGAAAGATTGCCGTTGATCTGCGGCAGTTCGGCCGAGCGGGCGACGCGCGCCATCGCCTGCGCTTCGCGCACGCGTGCCTCGGCGGCCGCGAGTGTCGGGTTGCCGGCCTGGGCGGCGGCGATCCAGGAATCGAGTTGCGGATCGCGGTAGGCGCGCCACCAGTCGGCCGCGGGCCAGCCCGCGTCGCGGTCGGCTGCGCGGATCGCGGCGCCGGCGTCGAGCGCGTTCGCTTCGATGCGGGCCGACTGCGGCTTGTTGTCGCCCATGCTCGCGCATCCGGCCATTATTAATGAGACTGCAAGAACCGCCAGTGCGAGCGTCCCTTTTGTCGCCGGAGACTGCACGATTTTCTCCCTTTCGGATATAGATGAGTCGGATGCGATTATATTTTTCAGTGATTCCTGAATAAATGGACAACGGTGCAAGTCATTTTTACGAATCCTGAGACAATACTTGTTCGCCTCTGTGCAACAATCCGTCCGGATTCAAACGGGTAATCGGATGGATACGTTACAAAACATGCGGGTATTCGTCCGCGTGGTCGACGCGGGGAGCTTTACCGCGGCCGCCCAGCAGATGAATTCGACCACCGCCTATGCGTCGCGCGCGGTCTCGGATCTCGAGGCGCACCTGCGCACGCGTCTCCTAAACCGCACGACGCGCCGGATCGCGCTGACCGAAGCCGGCGAGCGCTACCTGCAGCGCTGCGAGCAGATCCTCGCGTACGTCGACCAGGCCGAAGCCGAGGCCGGCGACGCGCACGCGCGCCCGTCCGGCAAGCTGAAGGTCCATTGCTTCACGAGCCTCGGCCAGCACTACCTGGTGCCGGCCATTGCGCGCTATCGCGAGCGCTATCCGGACGTGCACGTCGAGCTGACGCTCGCGCAGCGGATGCCCGACCTGCTCGACGAGGGGTACGACGTTGCAATCGTCGTCGGCCGCGACCTGCCCGATTCGGGGCTCGTGTCGCAGCGGCTCGGCGAGAGCTACAGCGTCGTGTGTGCGTCGCCCGGCTACGTCGAGGCGCACGGCGTGCCGCAGCGGCCGGCGGATCTCGCGCAGCACGTGTGCCTCGGGATGGTCGCGCCGGGCTTTCACTACGACGAATGGGCGCTGGCGGGGCCGAACGGCGAAGAAGTCGTTCCGATCACGGCGCCGCCGTTTCGCGTGAACGTCGCCGAGGCGCTCGCGGTGGCCGTGCGGGAGGGGATGGGGATCGGCGGGCTGCCGCTTTATTCGGCGATCGGCTGGCTGCGCAGCGGGCATATCGTGCGCGTGATGCCCGAATACCGGTCGCACGTGATGAACATCTACGCGCTCTATCCGTCGCGTCAGTACCTCGACGCGAAAATCCGTACCTGGGTCGATTTCCTGCGTGACGAACTGCCGTCCACGCTCGCCGCCGACGAAGCCGCGCTCGAGCAGTACACGCGTGCGACATGAGCGCGCGGTTGACTGCAATCTGACGAGATTTGTCCTTCACGCAACATTTTTTTACGAACGCGTGTCTGACAGTTTGATACTGTTAAAGTAATCGATATACGTCACCCCGGAGTAGCAATGGATACGCACCTGATGATCGGCCTTGGAGTCCTGCTTGGCGCAGCCGCTGCCGCCGCGGCGACCCGCGACCTGCTGCGTGCGATGAAGGCGAAGGCACGGATGAAGCCGGTGCCGGTGCGCGTGCGCGCGGCACAGCACGGATCGCGCCGCAGCGACCGCTGATCGGGCCATATCAGCCCGTACGACCCGTATCAGCCCCGGTCGGAGAAGGCCGCGCAACGCGGCCGGGCGGGCTTGGCGTTCAGCCGAGCTCGACGACCTTGTCCCACGCGAACGCGGTATTTTCCA encodes the following:
- a CDS encoding FUSC family protein is translated as MSASSPASTHAGGPLAAWSAAFGDWARSDGAAWLYLFKALLAAFIATGVSMRLDLPAPKTAMTTVFIVMQPQSGAVLAKSFYRVAGTIFGLIATLTFVGLFPQQPQLFLLAVALWVALCTAGAARNRNFRSYGFLLAGYTTALIGLPASQHPDGAFMSALTRVAEIMVGIVSAGVVSALVFPQYTGEQMRTTVRKRFGSFVDYVASALSGKLDRAHIETIHTRFVADVVGFEAARSMAVFEDPDTRMRSGRLARLNSEFMSASSRFHALHQLMNRLHAAGAQAAIDAIEPYFREIAPLLLTPTGEPVRSSTDAGHAAEQLLAWRDALPRRIRATRAALETQPDFPLLDFDTAAELLYRFITDLHEYAATYASLSTATHERERWIERYEPRTNMTAMVIAAIRTATVILVLGWFWIESAWPSGVTLTLTAAATCALASSTPRPTAMSAQMGMGTALAVCTGFLLTFGIYPHIDGFPLLCVALAPLLAIGIFMTLKPKLAGYGMGYLIFFSFLAGPDNITHYDPTSFMNDALALVLSMLASAIAFAVLFPPTAPWLKKRLFADLRHQAVAACHARLAGLRTRFESGARDLMYQAHTLSADQPDVQRDALRWMFAVLETGNAAIDLRHELATLPSDPRYAPAMPWRRAIETMRGSLSTLFAKPSAARFDATLAATNAAIDATRQTLDAFEPTRDERHRLQRILSHLHFVRTALLDPESPLEPLNRNRPVRPQPGASS
- a CDS encoding DUF1656 domain-containing protein — protein: MMPREIAILDAYMPTVVLMFVLGALATWAVDRLLAYTGLYRLVWHPSLFRACLLVCICGGLSLAVYR
- a CDS encoding methyl-accepting chemotaxis protein, whose translation is MKAASLHPRPGAAAAAPDVAAGRAARRPRAARRERRERRPWTVKATLRAAFAILLAGTLAIGVFSLWQISRLNASISSVYEQGHVASRAAQEVRAEVLRASRAQKMLLTATTAKERDELGAEVGAGLASIGQALGTLQRYADPADAGDSARLRAFSTAVGTWSAHLRDFVALVRAQPLDLSQMNWQVGTQDVSLLVETGKLEKLVAELVKTRGEKSKATLDASATIFSSSFAMIAIMTAALIVLAIAIAERVVRRLASQLGGEPAHAKAIAADIARGDLTRPIALGRHDRDSMVRALAEMQTGLAATVGEIAVSAEAIAAASGEISTGNLDLSRRTEQQAVALERTAASMEQLTSTVRQNAENARQASTLAANASAVAETGGEVVGRVVATMSEIDDSAKNIREIIGTIEGIAFQTNILALNAAVEAARAGEQGRGFSVVAGEVRLLAQRAATAAKEIRALIGASVERVANGAALAHDAGRTMDDVVRAVKRVTDIIGEISAASDEQSAGIEEIGRAVTQMDAGTQQNAALVEQAAAAANALDEQAQALKSLVGRFRIAA
- a CDS encoding efflux RND transporter periplasmic adaptor subunit, coding for MILRKLFGFVATAVILLVAILIGRSLWVHYMDDPWTRDGRVRAEIVNVAPDVSGAIVELPVHDNQLVKKGDLIMQIDPSHYQIAVEQAQAAVAARRAELQMRRDDAARRADLDALVVSKENRENAAHSASSADAQYQQAIAALDAAKLNLERTRVVAPVDGYITNLQTFKGNYAVAGQAKLAIVDSHSFWVYGYFEETKLPRVKIGAPAEMRLMSGGVMKGHVESISRGIYDRDNPQSRDLVADVNPTFNWVRLAQRVPVRIRIDEVPADVVLSAGTTCTVIIDPIKQKKS
- a CDS encoding efflux transporter outer membrane subunit, with product MQSPATKGTLALAVLAVSLIMAGCASMGDNKPQSARIEANALDAGAAIRAADRDAGWPAADWWRAYRDPQLDSWIAAAQAGNPTLAAAEARVREAQAMARVARSAELPQINGNLSLMREHWPDNVFYGPGPLANADTWNNTGTLSLSYHLDLWGKDKNTTERALDTAHATAADARAAKLELEVNVVRAYVGMSMNYALLDLAHETFERQRSLADLARKRLQAGLGTQLEVSQAESTLPDYERQIDSYEEAIQLARHQLAALAGKGPGAGDAIKRPQLALDAPSGLPSALPADLLGRRPDVVAARWTVDAQARGIDVAKASFYPNIDLLATVGGFGVTAPFTDFLRAMNGGWTAGPALTLPIFEGGRLRAQLGAANAGYDQAVERYNQTIVGALKDIADQVVRIRSLDTQKKDAARSVAANDRSYQLSREGFRRGLTDYVNVLIAQQQLLRAQETAARIDAERLAAHAQLMAALGGGVETGKDVPADDQPADGANPSDAKPAAAVARPAQVAATGTPAAR
- a CDS encoding MFS transporter, producing METSLDTGAAGAAAAQPSAPPASRTVYPVLGAISFSHMLNDMIQSLILAIYPMLKSQFALSFAQIGLITLTYQITASLLQPLIGLYTDKRPKPYSLPVGMGFTLAGLLLMSVATSFPMLLAAAALVGCGSSVFHPESSRVARMASGGQHGLAQSVFQVGGNAGSALGPLLAALVIIPHGQHSIAWFSAAALVAMVVLTQIGHWYKKHPSMKKNAAAAGHPTLSRGRVIGAIGVLVLLVFSKYFYLASINSYFTFYLIDKFHLSVQAAQIHLFVFLAAVAAGTLIGGPVGDRIGRKYVIWVSILGVAPFTLLLPYANLFWTSVLTVIIGIVLASAFAAILVYATELMPGKVGMVAGLFFGFAFGLGGVGAAVLGQLADATSITFVYKVCSFLPLIGVLTVFLPNLESSRRKKA
- a CDS encoding LysR family transcriptional regulator; its protein translation is MDTLQNMRVFVRVVDAGSFTAAAQQMNSTTAYASRAVSDLEAHLRTRLLNRTTRRIALTEAGERYLQRCEQILAYVDQAEAEAGDAHARPSGKLKVHCFTSLGQHYLVPAIARYRERYPDVHVELTLAQRMPDLLDEGYDVAIVVGRDLPDSGLVSQRLGESYSVVCASPGYVEAHGVPQRPADLAQHVCLGMVAPGFHYDEWALAGPNGEEVVPITAPPFRVNVAEALAVAVREGMGIGGLPLYSAIGWLRSGHIVRVMPEYRSHVMNIYALYPSRQYLDAKIRTWVDFLRDELPSTLAADEAALEQYTRAT